In one window of Poriferisphaera corsica DNA:
- a CDS encoding NAD(P) transhydrogenase subunit alpha yields MPTFLINTDPATNVIDPFVVSIIIFVLAIFIGFEIITKVPSTLHTPLMSGSNAISGITLVGALLCSFSDSFGSLGVFLGTLAVIFATINVVGGYMVTDRMLKMFSKKEGGDK; encoded by the coding sequence ATGCCCACATTTCTTATAAATACTGATCCAGCAACGAACGTCATCGACCCGTTCGTTGTCAGCATCATTATCTTTGTTCTCGCCATCTTTATTGGATTCGAGATCATCACCAAGGTTCCTAGCACACTACACACGCCACTCATGAGCGGCTCCAACGCCATCTCAGGCATCACTCTCGTCGGTGCCCTGCTCTGTTCGTTCAGTGACTCCTTCGGCAGCCTAGGTGTCTTTCTCGGAACACTTGCCGTCATCTTCGCCACCATCAATGTTGTCGGCGGATACATGGTCACCGATCGCATGCTCAAAATGTTCAGTAAAAAAGAAGGAGGTGACAAATGA
- a CDS encoding ROK family protein: MSEKQKLFIGIDLGGTNIGAGVVTPEGGILSRDKIKTKAEGGSDTVIERIAKIMDRVCDQAGVTHDEVQAVGIGAPGAIDVKKGSVIVAPNLRWNNFPLADSLSKHTHWPVTVDNDVNVGTWGEFCVGGGRHTEDMLGIFIGTGIGGGLAIHNKLYYGHHMTAGEIGHTLVKADGSLGRRTLENLASRTAIADILRKLIAANHPSVITELTEGNLSKIKSRVIAEAFAQGDQLTTLVLQDAAKYVGIAIANTVTMLSLPHVVVGGGLTEALGKPWIKMVNEQYKKYVFPHGHDCKVVASELGDDAGIIGAGLLACERLSQKSE, encoded by the coding sequence ATGTCAGAGAAGCAGAAGCTTTTTATTGGTATCGATCTTGGCGGAACAAATATCGGTGCGGGTGTCGTCACACCCGAAGGCGGGATTCTTTCGCGAGATAAAATAAAAACCAAAGCCGAAGGTGGTAGCGATACTGTCATTGAACGCATCGCCAAAATCATGGATCGAGTTTGCGATCAAGCTGGCGTTACGCATGATGAAGTCCAAGCCGTCGGCATCGGCGCACCTGGTGCGATTGATGTTAAAAAAGGGAGCGTCATCGTCGCCCCCAATCTCCGATGGAATAACTTCCCCTTAGCGGATTCGCTCTCAAAGCACACACACTGGCCTGTCACCGTTGACAATGATGTGAACGTGGGCACATGGGGCGAATTTTGTGTCGGAGGCGGTCGTCACACTGAGGACATGCTCGGCATTTTCATCGGCACAGGGATCGGCGGCGGGCTGGCGATTCACAACAAGCTTTACTACGGCCACCACATGACTGCTGGCGAAATTGGACACACACTTGTCAAAGCCGACGGCAGCTTGGGCAGACGAACACTTGAAAACTTGGCTAGCCGCACCGCGATCGCGGACATCTTGCGTAAGCTCATCGCTGCAAACCACCCCAGTGTGATCACTGAATTGACCGAAGGTAATTTAAGCAAGATCAAATCGCGCGTGATCGCAGAAGCGTTCGCACAAGGCGATCAACTCACCACGCTAGTCTTACAAGATGCAGCAAAGTATGTCGGTATTGCGATCGCAAACACCGTCACCATGCTCAGCTTGCCGCACGTTGTGGTCGGCGGCGGACTCACTGAAGCACTTGGTAAACCATGGATCAAGATGGTGAATGAACAATACAAAAAATACGTCTTCCCGCACGGCCACGATTGTAAGGTGGTTGCCAGCGAGCTTGGCGACGACGCAGGGATTATCGGAGCTGGGCTGCTCGCCTGCGAACGCCTAAGCCAAAAGTCTGAATAG
- a CDS encoding peptidylprolyl isomerase, translating into MPDYKQIKFETTEGDFIVELWDDVAPGHAENMTKLVNEGFYDGLAFHRIIPGFVIQGGCPRGDGTGGPGWNIKAEFNDREHHPGVLSMARSADPDSAGSQFFVCLTREYCQHLDGQYTGFGKVVEGFENVEKIAATPLSNPQAGTPENAPKINKATCL; encoded by the coding sequence ATGCCAGATTATAAACAGATTAAATTCGAAACTACTGAAGGCGATTTTATTGTCGAATTGTGGGACGATGTCGCCCCTGGGCATGCTGAAAACATGACCAAACTCGTCAATGAAGGCTTCTATGACGGTCTTGCCTTCCACCGCATCATCCCCGGCTTTGTCATTCAGGGTGGCTGCCCTCGTGGTGATGGTACAGGCGGTCCCGGCTGGAACATCAAGGCTGAATTCAATGATCGTGAGCATCACCCTGGCGTTCTCTCCATGGCTCGCTCAGCTGATCCAGATTCGGCAGGCTCACAGTTCTTTGTTTGCCTGACCCGCGAATACTGTCAGCATCTTGACGGCCAATACACGGGGTTTGGTAAGGTTGTCGAAGGCTTTGAGAATGTCGAAAAGATCGCAGCCACGCCGCTTAGCAATCCGCAGGCAGGCACACCTGAGAACGCCCCCAAGATTAACAAGGCAACCTGCCTCTAA
- a CDS encoding Re/Si-specific NAD(P)(+) transhydrogenase subunit alpha, giving the protein MKVGVPRQREHESRISIIPAVVKKLVKLGCDVIVESGAGQYAHHLDADYQAAGATIIPPGDASEKLWADCDIVITINPPTTDQASKLKNNAILVGMLNPVGEKELLQSLCDRSITSFSMEYLPRTSRAQSMDVLSSQANLAGYKAVLLAANACPKMFPMMITAAGTIAPAKVFIIGAGVAGLQAIATAKRLGATVEAFDVRAATKEQIMSLGARFVELPTAAQDDASTGGYAKEQTDEERQKQAELMAKHVTGADIVITTAAIFGKDPPMLIDQNVVSDMKNGSVLVDLAASTEHNRGNCEITKPGESFNTDNGVTIIGYENLAGLLSSNASQVYANNMYAFCELFIKEGNINLNMEDDLIAGTMITHNGNITNQRVADATA; this is encoded by the coding sequence ATGAAAGTAGGTGTGCCCCGTCAGCGTGAGCATGAATCACGCATATCCATTATCCCAGCAGTCGTTAAAAAATTAGTCAAACTTGGTTGCGATGTCATAGTCGAAAGTGGTGCTGGTCAATATGCGCATCATCTTGATGCGGATTACCAAGCCGCAGGCGCGACGATCATCCCGCCTGGCGATGCTTCAGAAAAACTCTGGGCTGATTGCGATATCGTCATCACCATCAATCCACCCACAACCGATCAGGCCAGCAAACTCAAAAACAATGCTATCCTTGTCGGCATGCTCAACCCCGTGGGTGAAAAGGAACTGCTTCAATCACTCTGTGATCGCAGCATTACCTCTTTCTCAATGGAATATCTCCCGCGTACCAGCCGCGCACAGTCGATGGATGTCTTATCCAGTCAAGCAAACCTTGCAGGTTACAAAGCGGTTCTCTTAGCTGCCAATGCCTGCCCGAAAATGTTCCCGATGATGATCACCGCAGCAGGCACCATCGCCCCAGCAAAAGTCTTCATCATCGGTGCTGGCGTTGCAGGCCTTCAAGCCATCGCTACCGCCAAACGTCTCGGCGCAACAGTCGAAGCTTTCGATGTCCGAGCCGCGACCAAAGAACAAATCATGTCATTAGGTGCTCGCTTCGTCGAACTCCCTACCGCAGCCCAAGACGACGCATCCACAGGCGGCTACGCCAAAGAACAAACCGATGAAGAGCGGCAAAAGCAAGCCGAACTCATGGCCAAGCACGTCACCGGCGCCGACATCGTCATCACCACAGCCGCCATCTTCGGCAAAGATCCACCCATGCTCATCGATCAAAACGTTGTCAGCGATATGAAGAACGGTTCAGTTCTCGTGGACCTTGCAGCAAGCACAGAACACAATCGTGGCAACTGCGAAATTACCAAACCCGGCGAATCTTTCAATACCGATAATGGTGTCACCATCATCGGCTACGAAAACCTTGCAGGCCTGCTCTCCAGCAATGCCTCGCAAGTCTACGCCAACAACATGTATGCTTTTTGTGAACTTTTCATCAAAGAGGGGAACATCAACCTCAACATGGAAGATGACCTCATCGCAGGCACCATGATCACACATAACGGCAACATCACCAATCAACGTGTCGCGGATGCCACCGCATAA
- a CDS encoding NAD(P)(+) transhydrogenase (Re/Si-specific) subunit beta, with the protein MSFFTSPINTLAVLSQNDVVNLIYLAAAVFFIYGLKLLTSVKTARRGNLISAIGMLIAAVVTLFQINNNAGETSFFISFTWIAVALIIGAIVGSTLAIKVPMTGMPQMVALLNGFGGIASLLVACGEYARNYNNNLILDEPWNAILAIGLATLIGGVTFTGSLIAFAKLQGLKIIPDKPVQFIGQKAIIGILLIGSLFLAFYITANHEAWSSLIIIAIASLILGILLVIGIGGADMPVVVSLLNSYSGIAAAMAGFVLNNSALIITGSLVGASGIILTNIMCKAMNRSLLNVLFGGVGGGSSKSSGAGPQGEAREFTPEDAAIVLDAASQVIIVPGYGMAVAQAQHAVKEFTEELAKRNITVKYAIHPVAGRMPGHMNVLLAEAGVPYEQLADLDQINPEFEQTDVALVIGANDVTNPAARHDTGSPIYGMPILDVDKARTVFVIKRSMNPGFAGIQNELYFMENTGMIFGDAKKIIMSLTEELIES; encoded by the coding sequence ATGAGTTTTTTCACCTCACCCATCAACACTCTCGCAGTGCTTTCGCAGAATGATGTCGTCAACCTCATCTATCTTGCCGCTGCAGTCTTCTTCATCTACGGTCTAAAATTACTCACCTCTGTCAAAACCGCCAGACGTGGCAACTTGATCTCCGCCATCGGTATGCTCATTGCCGCCGTCGTCACACTCTTCCAAATCAACAACAATGCCGGTGAAACCAGTTTTTTTATCAGTTTCACATGGATTGCTGTCGCCCTCATCATTGGCGCTATCGTCGGCTCAACTCTCGCCATCAAAGTCCCCATGACCGGCATGCCCCAGATGGTTGCCCTCCTAAACGGCTTCGGTGGCATCGCTTCGCTTCTCGTCGCTTGTGGCGAATACGCACGCAACTACAACAACAATCTCATTCTCGATGAACCTTGGAACGCGATCCTCGCCATCGGTCTGGCAACCCTCATCGGCGGTGTCACCTTCACCGGATCCCTCATCGCTTTTGCCAAGCTGCAAGGCCTTAAAATCATCCCCGATAAACCTGTTCAATTCATTGGACAAAAAGCGATCATCGGCATCCTTCTCATCGGTTCGCTTTTCTTAGCCTTCTACATCACCGCAAACCATGAGGCATGGTCAAGCCTCATCATCATCGCGATTGCTTCACTCATCCTTGGTATTCTTCTTGTCATTGGCATTGGTGGCGCCGACATGCCCGTCGTCGTTTCACTTCTCAACAGCTACTCCGGCATTGCTGCCGCCATGGCTGGCTTCGTACTTAACAACTCCGCACTCATCATCACCGGCTCACTCGTTGGCGCCTCCGGTATCATTCTCACCAATATCATGTGCAAGGCCATGAACCGCTCACTCTTAAATGTTCTCTTTGGAGGTGTCGGCGGCGGCTCCAGTAAATCCTCTGGTGCAGGCCCACAAGGTGAAGCACGCGAGTTCACGCCAGAAGACGCCGCCATCGTCCTTGATGCCGCCAGTCAAGTCATCATCGTCCCCGGTTACGGCATGGCTGTCGCCCAAGCGCAACACGCTGTCAAAGAGTTCACCGAGGAACTCGCCAAACGCAATATCACCGTCAAGTACGCCATCCATCCCGTCGCCGGCCGCATGCCCGGGCACATGAACGTCTTGCTCGCAGAAGCAGGCGTACCTTACGAACAACTCGCTGACCTCGACCAGATCAACCCCGAATTCGAGCAAACCGACGTCGCCCTCGTCATCGGCGCGAACGACGTCACCAACCCCGCAGCACGTCACGATACCGGCTCCCCAATCTATGGCATGCCCATCCTCGATGTCGATAAAGCGCGCACAGTCTTCGTGATCAAACGTTCCATGAACCCCGGCTTCGCTGGTATCCAAAACGAGCTTTACTTCATGGAAAACACAGGCATGATCTTCGGCGACGCAAAGAAAATCATCATGTCACTCACCGAAGAGCTCATCGAAAGCTAA
- a CDS encoding secondary thiamine-phosphate synthase enzyme YjbQ has protein sequence MHKTNLAIKTDKRDQMVEITHQVQRVIDASGIRDGYVIVYCPHTTAGITINENADPDVVHDMLLQLDEMVPWRQPFYQHAEGNSTSHVKATMTGLSQTVIVENGRMILGTWQGIYFCEYDGPRNRTAIVSVFAA, from the coding sequence ATGCATAAGACAAATCTTGCAATCAAGACCGATAAGCGTGACCAAATGGTTGAGATTACGCATCAAGTACAGCGCGTCATTGATGCATCTGGCATACGTGATGGTTATGTCATTGTGTACTGTCCGCATACAACTGCTGGGATCACGATCAATGAAAACGCTGATCCTGATGTGGTGCATGACATGTTGCTGCAGTTGGATGAGATGGTGCCGTGGCGGCAGCCGTTTTACCAGCACGCTGAGGGGAATTCCACTTCACACGTCAAAGCGACGATGACGGGTCTCTCGCAGACGGTGATCGTCGAGAATGGGCGCATGATTTTGGGCACTTGGCAGGGCATCTATTTTTGTGAGTATGACGGCCCGCGCAATCGTACGGCAATTGTGTCTGTATTCGCTGCGTGA
- the gatA gene encoding Asp-tRNA(Asn)/Glu-tRNA(Gln) amidotransferase subunit GatA, which yields MDITKTTLSEVREAVTGKEVSAVEMTQAYLDRIAKYDGKINAYRETYDERALERAKLVDEGKIEGPLAGVPIAIKDLMCTEYGKTCCSSKMLAKFEAFYNSTAVKRLEDAGAIVLGKTNMDEFAMGSSTETCAFGATKNPWDTDYVPGGSSGGAAAAMAADFCAGSLGSDTGGSIRQPASLCGVTGLKPTYGRVSRWGLVAFASSLDQIGPFGHSVKDCATLLKYMGGHDELDSTSANIAIPEDLDDVDTKPKKLRIGIAKQYMSDEANDPAVASALVKAIEIYKAAGAEIVEVDLPHTEYGIPVYYIVATAEASSNLARYDGVHYGHRTQTPDDLVDLYARSRAEGFGDEVKRRIMLGTYALSSGYYDAYYNRSLKVRRLISNDFKTAFESCDAILCPTTTGPAFKLGEKKDDPLSMYLNDIYTVTANLAGIPGISMPAGTAEVDGKQMPIGMQLLGPAFEETSLLRIARIYEAATDYNLERPKM from the coding sequence ACGCGTACCGTGAGACTTACGATGAGCGAGCTCTTGAACGTGCGAAACTGGTGGATGAAGGCAAAATCGAAGGGCCATTAGCTGGCGTACCGATCGCAATCAAAGATTTGATGTGTACGGAGTACGGCAAGACGTGCTGCTCATCAAAAATGCTTGCAAAATTCGAAGCATTTTACAACAGCACCGCTGTGAAACGTCTTGAAGACGCGGGTGCGATCGTCTTGGGTAAAACAAACATGGATGAATTTGCCATGGGTTCATCAACCGAGACTTGTGCGTTCGGTGCGACAAAGAATCCATGGGATACAGATTATGTTCCGGGCGGCTCATCTGGCGGCGCGGCTGCGGCAATGGCTGCGGACTTCTGTGCGGGTTCATTGGGCAGTGATACGGGCGGCTCGATCAGGCAACCTGCTTCTTTATGTGGTGTCACAGGATTGAAGCCGACCTATGGTCGTGTGTCACGTTGGGGCTTGGTTGCGTTTGCATCAAGCTTGGATCAGATCGGTCCTTTCGGCCACAGTGTGAAAGACTGCGCAACGCTACTGAAATATATGGGTGGTCATGACGAACTGGATTCAACCAGTGCCAACATCGCGATTCCCGAAGATTTGGATGATGTTGATACGAAGCCCAAAAAATTACGCATTGGTATTGCCAAACAATACATGAGCGATGAAGCGAATGATCCAGCGGTTGCATCTGCATTGGTCAAAGCTATCGAGATTTACAAAGCTGCTGGAGCCGAGATTGTTGAAGTCGACCTGCCCCACACCGAGTATGGCATCCCTGTGTACTACATCGTGGCGACAGCCGAGGCATCCTCGAACTTAGCTCGCTATGACGGTGTGCATTATGGCCATCGGACGCAGACGCCGGACGATCTAGTGGACTTGTATGCGAGAAGCCGTGCTGAGGGTTTTGGCGATGAAGTGAAACGCCGCATTATGCTCGGCACCTATGCACTGAGCAGCGGTTACTACGACGCTTATTACAATCGTTCGTTAAAGGTTCGCCGCTTGATCAGCAACGACTTCAAGACTGCGTTTGAATCGTGCGACGCAATCCTCTGCCCGACGACAACAGGGCCAGCATTTAAACTTGGTGAGAAGAAAGATGATCCGCTGTCGATGTACTTAAACGATATATACACCGTCACAGCAAACCTCGCCGGCATCCCTGGCATCAGCATGCCGGCGGGTACAGCAGAGGTTGACGGCAAGCAGATGCCGATCGGAATGCAACTACTTGGGCCTGCGTTTGAAGAAACGAGCCTGCTTCGCATCGCAAGAATCTACGAAGCGGCAACCGATTACAATCTTGAACGTCCGAAAATGTAA